A DNA window from Pseudodesulfovibrio thermohalotolerans contains the following coding sequences:
- a CDS encoding protein adenylyltransferase SelO, producing MRFINSYAHLPEPFYQRIDPEPVAAPSLIRLNRPLAERLELDLPEDDADLAALFSGNRLLPGSEPIAQAYAGHQFGQFVPQLGDGRAHLLGETVNKAGERFDIQLKGSGRTKFSRGGDGRSPLGPVLREYVVSEAMHAMGIPSTRALAMTSTGQPVFREAELHGAVLTRVASGFVRVGTFEYFAARRMEDAVRQLADHVIERNHPSASQADNPYLALFEAICSAQAELMARWMCVGFVHGVMNTDNTAVSGETIDFGPCAFLDQYDPEAVFSSIDHFGRYAFNRQPTIMAWNLACLGGCLIPLLDDDESRAHTAGEAVLERFIPAFAAHYTQGLCSKIGLPGDDESFALARGLLDLMRRNGTDFTNAFRALCDAQTDPAPFTALFATNEEIRHWLDDWRARLALTGSVGTARETMRSATPAFIPRNHRIEQAIQAAEVGDFTLVDRLIEVLRRPYEDQPENAEYAAPPRPEERVEQTFCGT from the coding sequence ATGCGCTTCATCAACAGCTACGCGCATCTTCCCGAGCCCTTTTATCAGCGAATCGACCCGGAACCGGTCGCCGCGCCCTCGCTCATTCGGCTGAACCGGCCCCTGGCCGAACGCCTTGAGCTCGATCTGCCCGAAGACGACGCCGACCTGGCCGCCCTGTTCTCCGGCAACCGGCTCCTGCCCGGCTCCGAACCCATCGCGCAGGCATACGCGGGCCACCAGTTCGGCCAGTTCGTTCCGCAGCTCGGCGACGGCCGGGCGCATCTCCTGGGCGAAACCGTCAACAAGGCGGGCGAACGGTTCGACATCCAGCTCAAGGGCTCCGGCCGCACCAAATTCTCGCGCGGGGGCGACGGCCGCTCCCCGCTCGGGCCGGTCCTGCGCGAATACGTGGTCAGTGAGGCCATGCACGCCATGGGCATCCCGTCCACCCGCGCCCTGGCCATGACATCGACCGGCCAGCCCGTGTTCCGCGAAGCCGAGCTTCACGGCGCGGTCCTTACCCGCGTCGCATCCGGATTCGTGCGCGTGGGCACCTTTGAATATTTCGCGGCACGGCGCATGGAAGACGCCGTCCGGCAACTTGCCGATCATGTCATCGAACGCAACCACCCGTCCGCGAGCCAGGCGGACAATCCGTATCTCGCTTTGTTCGAGGCCATCTGTTCCGCCCAGGCCGAGCTCATGGCCCGATGGATGTGCGTCGGCTTCGTGCACGGCGTCATGAACACGGACAATACCGCCGTGAGCGGCGAGACCATCGACTTTGGCCCGTGCGCCTTCCTCGACCAGTACGACCCCGAGGCGGTGTTCAGCTCCATCGACCACTTCGGGCGTTACGCCTTCAATCGGCAGCCGACCATCATGGCCTGGAACCTGGCCTGTCTCGGCGGCTGTCTCATCCCCTTGCTGGACGACGACGAATCCCGGGCGCATACGGCGGGAGAGGCGGTTCTGGAACGGTTCATCCCGGCTTTCGCCGCCCACTACACGCAAGGGCTTTGCAGCAAGATCGGGCTGCCCGGCGACGACGAATCCTTTGCCCTGGCGCGCGGTCTCCTTGATCTCATGCGGCGCAACGGGACAGATTTCACCAACGCCTTCCGCGCCCTCTGCGACGCCCAGACCGATCCGGCCCCGTTCACGGCCCTCTTCGCCACAAACGAGGAGATTCGCCACTGGCTCGACGACTGGCGCGCCCGACTGGCGCTGACAGGCTCCGTCGGCACGGCCCGCGAAACCATGCGTTCCGCCACCCCGGCCTTCATCCCGCGAAACCACCGCATCGAGCAGGCCATCCAGGCGGCTGAGGTCGGTGACTTCACCCTCGTCGACAGGCTCATCGAAGTGCTCCGGCGGCCCTACGAAGATCAGCCGGAAAACGCCGAATACGCCGCTCCGCCGCGACCCGAGGAACGCGTCGAGCAGACTTTCTGCGGCACGTAG
- a CDS encoding phosphotransferase enzyme family protein has translation MTDLLTLWGLSSGRHRTDIVLPGSPERCLSRRAEEDDQGRVWMLETLRPGQFDRRERIARALDRLSRAGLPVPAYLAGPDGRFVIEHEGQQHQLSPFIPGDPLPQPEYIEDAARGESLGKFLCRLREVSGCIHEFDDEPAFLLEGYIDELMAAMAGRRPDLHEALSPVLPALTPLFEAWPSLPVSFCHGDFHPLNIIWHGTSAAAVIDWEFAGIRPCLFDAANCLGCVGIEDPHALVRGLAPALLQTLRQGVCLDRTSLSLLPELVLALRFAWMSEWLRRRDEEMIGIEAHYMRLLANSLDTLLPAWFNLLGE, from the coding sequence ATGACCGATCTGCTCACCCTTTGGGGGCTGTCCTCCGGCCGCCACCGCACGGATATCGTTCTGCCCGGCAGCCCCGAGCGATGCCTGTCCCGCCGCGCCGAGGAAGATGACCAGGGCCGCGTCTGGATGCTCGAAACACTGCGCCCGGGCCAGTTTGACAGGCGCGAGCGCATCGCCCGCGCCCTGGACAGGCTAAGCCGTGCCGGATTGCCCGTGCCCGCCTACCTGGCCGGGCCGGACGGACGTTTCGTGATCGAACACGAGGGACAGCAGCACCAGCTCTCCCCGTTCATCCCCGGCGACCCGCTCCCCCAGCCCGAATACATAGAGGATGCCGCGCGCGGCGAGAGCCTGGGCAAGTTCCTCTGCCGCCTGCGCGAGGTCTCTGGCTGCATTCACGAATTCGACGACGAACCGGCCTTCCTCTTGGAGGGATACATCGACGAACTGATGGCGGCCATGGCCGGTCGCAGGCCGGACCTCCATGAAGCCCTCTCCCCGGTCCTGCCCGCGCTGACGCCTCTCTTCGAGGCGTGGCCTAGTTTGCCGGTTTCCTTCTGCCACGGAGACTTTCACCCCCTGAACATCATCTGGCACGGCACGTCCGCCGCGGCCGTCATCGACTGGGAGTTCGCCGGAATCCGTCCCTGCCTGTTCGACGCGGCCAACTGTCTCGGCTGCGTTGGCATCGAGGACCCGCACGCCCTGGTGCGCGGCCTGGCCCCGGCCCTACTGCAAACCCTGCGGCAAGGAGTGTGCCTGGACCGGACCTCCCTCTCCCTGCTGCCGGAACTGGTGCTCGCCCTCCGCTTCGCCTGGATGTCCGAATGGCTCCGCCGCCGCGACGAGGAAATGATCGGGATCGAGGCCCACTACATGCGCCTGCTGGCCAATTCGCTGGACACTCTGCTCCCGGCCTGGTTCAACCTCCTGGGGGAATGA
- a CDS encoding pyridoxal phosphate-dependent aminotransferase has translation MSLKVSKRRPLVSQSEIRNMTLECARVSGVNLAQGVCDLPVPEPVIRGAEEAMRAGANIYTRFDGLARLREAVAAKQRRFSGMEVDPNGQVVVSAGATGAFYSACLALLDEGDEVLVFEPYYGYHIVTMASLGIKPVYATLEPPEWGFSAEDLERAVTAKTRAIILNTPSNPAGKVFTREELALVADFAEAHDLFVFTDEIYEHFVFDGREHVSPATLPGMARRTVTISGLSKVFAITGWRLGYAICDPEWALAIGHFSDLVYVCAPAPLQLGAAKGLEELGPEYYQGVSDDHQLKRDRFCDALRSIGLTPHVPAGAYYTLADVTSLPGKTAKERALYLLEKTGVACVPGSAFYSGPVGETLARFCFAKEMNVLEDAMQRMGRLS, from the coding sequence ATGTCGCTGAAAGTGAGCAAGCGCAGGCCGCTTGTGTCCCAGTCGGAAATTCGGAACATGACCCTTGAATGCGCCCGGGTGTCGGGCGTGAACCTGGCCCAGGGCGTGTGCGACCTGCCCGTGCCTGAACCTGTCATTCGGGGCGCGGAAGAGGCCATGCGCGCGGGAGCCAATATCTATACCCGCTTCGACGGGCTGGCTCGCCTGCGGGAGGCCGTCGCGGCCAAGCAGCGGCGGTTCTCCGGCATGGAGGTCGACCCGAACGGACAGGTGGTTGTCTCGGCCGGAGCCACGGGCGCGTTCTACTCCGCCTGTCTGGCCCTGCTGGACGAGGGGGATGAGGTCCTGGTTTTCGAACCGTACTACGGCTACCACATCGTGACCATGGCTTCCCTGGGCATCAAGCCGGTCTACGCCACCCTGGAGCCGCCCGAGTGGGGATTCTCCGCCGAGGACCTGGAACGGGCCGTGACCGCGAAGACCCGCGCCATCATCTTGAACACCCCGTCCAACCCGGCGGGCAAGGTTTTTACCCGCGAGGAACTCGCCCTTGTCGCGGATTTCGCCGAGGCTCACGACCTGTTCGTGTTCACCGACGAGATATACGAGCATTTCGTCTTCGACGGCCGCGAGCACGTGTCCCCGGCGACTTTACCCGGCATGGCCCGGCGGACCGTCACCATTTCAGGGCTTTCCAAGGTTTTTGCCATCACCGGCTGGCGGCTCGGCTACGCCATCTGCGATCCCGAATGGGCGTTGGCCATCGGTCATTTCAGCGACCTGGTCTACGTGTGCGCGCCCGCGCCGCTGCAACTCGGCGCGGCCAAGGGATTGGAGGAGCTTGGCCCGGAATATTACCAAGGGGTGTCCGACGACCACCAGCTCAAGCGGGACAGGTTCTGCGACGCCCTGCGTTCGATCGGGCTGACGCCGCATGTCCCGGCCGGGGCGTATTACACGCTCGCCGACGTGACGTCCCTGCCCGGGAAGACCGCCAAGGAGCGAGCCCTGTACCTGCTGGAAAAGACCGGCGTGGCCTGTGTGCCCGGCTCGGCCTTTTATTCCGGCCCGGTGGGCGAGACGTTGGCCAGGTTCTGTTTTGCCAAGGAAATGAATGTGTTGGAGGACGCCATGCAACGGATGGGGAGGCTATCGTGA
- a CDS encoding TraR/DksA family transcriptional regulator, producing MTEKERAEFKRFAAEEIAALETEIPRLAELVKPVAPDNAIGRISRMDNIVNQSVAEAQLSKAKVRLARLREAMKRADEDEEFGLCLDCGDPIPMARLKAMPETGYCVDCAE from the coding sequence GTGACCGAAAAGGAAAGAGCGGAATTCAAGCGGTTTGCCGCCGAAGAGATCGCGGCTCTGGAAACGGAGATCCCCCGGCTCGCGGAACTGGTCAAGCCCGTGGCCCCGGACAACGCCATCGGGCGCATCTCGCGCATGGACAATATCGTCAACCAGTCCGTGGCCGAGGCCCAACTCTCCAAGGCCAAGGTGCGCCTGGCCCGGTTGCGGGAGGCCATGAAACGGGCGGACGAGGACGAGGAGTTCGGCCTGTGCCTGGATTGTGGGGACCCCATACCCATGGCCCGGCTCAAGGCCATGCCCGAGACCGGTTACTGCGTGGACTGCGCCGAATAG
- a CDS encoding 4Fe-4S binding protein — translation MTKMTPERFRQAVQAAFTLFSLYAGYRFILFLDWAAGRSDVFVPKPGAVEGFLPISALLGFRRLLASGLWDQAHPAGLAVFLAALVMAFLFRKGFCGYICPVGFLSGLLERAGRRMGLAKIPPRWLDLPLHALKYVLMSGFLFAVFSMSPRSLESFLRSPFNMTSDARMLDFFLHPSGTALAIFAALALLSLVVRNFWCRYLCPYGALLGLIAWFGPVRVQRDAEACAHCGRCSARCPSGIQVEKKDRVLSPDCIGCGQCVGACPVNGCLEFKAVGHSIPWPTVAVGAVLVLIAARIWAGYAGVWDNPLPPDMLKRLYTMAAGAL, via the coding sequence ATGACAAAAATGACTCCCGAGCGTTTCCGGCAAGCCGTCCAGGCGGCTTTCACCCTCTTCTCCCTCTACGCGGGCTACCGCTTCATCCTCTTCCTCGATTGGGCCGCAGGCCGATCCGATGTCTTCGTGCCCAAACCCGGCGCGGTGGAAGGTTTCCTGCCCATCAGCGCGCTGCTCGGCTTCCGCAGACTTCTGGCCTCCGGCCTCTGGGACCAGGCGCACCCGGCCGGGCTGGCCGTGTTCCTGGCCGCACTGGTCATGGCTTTTCTCTTCCGCAAGGGATTCTGCGGCTACATCTGTCCGGTGGGGTTCCTCTCGGGCCTGCTGGAACGGGCCGGACGCAGGATGGGACTGGCCAAGATTCCGCCCCGTTGGCTCGACCTGCCCCTCCACGCCCTGAAATACGTGCTCATGAGCGGCTTCCTGTTCGCGGTCTTTTCCATGAGCCCGCGCTCACTGGAATCCTTCCTGCGCAGTCCGTTCAACATGACCTCGGACGCCAGGATGCTCGACTTCTTTCTGCATCCGTCCGGCACGGCTCTGGCCATATTCGCGGCCCTCGCCCTGCTCAGCCTCGTGGTGCGCAACTTCTGGTGCCGCTATCTCTGCCCCTATGGCGCGCTCCTGGGCCTCATCGCCTGGTTCGGGCCGGTGCGCGTGCAGCGAGACGCCGAAGCCTGCGCGCACTGCGGCAGATGCTCGGCCCGCTGCCCCTCGGGCATACAAGTGGAAAAGAAGGATCGCGTTCTCTCCCCGGACTGCATCGGCTGCGGCCAATGCGTGGGGGCCTGTCCGGTGAACGGATGTCTCGAATTCAAGGCTGTTGGACACAGCATCCCGTGGCCGACCGTGGCTGTCGGGGCCGTGCTGGTCCTGATCGCGGCGAGAATATGGGCGGGCTACGCGGGCGTCTGGGACAACCCCCTGCCCCCGGACATGCTCAAGCGGCTCTACACGATGGCCGCCGGGGCCCTGTAG
- a CDS encoding potassium channel family protein, translated as MPERFTDMQHPREPLFIQVWLTHFVPCFFVGAVLLLGASEMPRPKALPDGNARVLLLAALNGAAVAAATVAYHLNRNRRLRRRWRTTLGLYTGARLRYAATVGFLAGAADILLTLSVWGVLCLAILVLSVLGWNIHAFTHRAVALLVPDSEIRWTDVGELLRIYLATLIGFTLVNATLEGMHFLAGSPPPFGFGTGDAQPLLDSLYFTVVTMTTLGFGDIVPHTWDGKVLLVVQSLISYFMFALTVGIITRGVGGKKKDRK; from the coding sequence ATGCCCGAGCGATTCACAGACATGCAGCATCCCAGGGAACCGCTCTTCATCCAGGTCTGGCTGACCCACTTCGTGCCCTGCTTCTTTGTAGGAGCCGTCCTGCTGCTCGGGGCAAGTGAAATGCCCAGGCCAAAGGCGCTGCCGGACGGAAACGCCCGGGTGCTGCTCCTGGCCGCGCTCAACGGAGCGGCCGTGGCAGCCGCCACCGTCGCCTATCACCTGAACAGGAACCGGCGCCTACGCCGCCGCTGGCGGACCACGCTGGGGCTATACACCGGAGCGCGCCTGCGCTACGCCGCCACCGTCGGTTTTCTGGCCGGAGCGGCGGACATCCTTCTGACCCTCAGCGTTTGGGGCGTCCTCTGCCTCGCCATCCTGGTCCTGTCCGTCCTGGGCTGGAACATCCACGCCTTCACGCACCGCGCCGTGGCCCTGCTTGTGCCCGACAGCGAGATACGCTGGACCGATGTGGGCGAACTCCTGCGCATCTACCTGGCCACCCTGATCGGCTTCACACTGGTCAACGCGACTCTGGAGGGAATGCACTTCCTGGCAGGCTCGCCCCCGCCCTTCGGTTTCGGAACCGGCGACGCCCAGCCCCTGCTGGACTCCCTTTACTTCACGGTAGTCACCATGACCACGCTCGGCTTCGGCGATATAGTGCCCCACACATGGGACGGCAAGGTCCTGCTCGTCGTCCAGAGCCTCATCAGCTACTTCATGTTCGCGCTGACGGTCGGCATCATCACAAGGGGCGTGGGCGGCAAAAAGAAGGATCGGAAGTAA
- a CDS encoding bacteriohemerythrin, with protein sequence MNAKPKTALIWTPDLSVHMENLDSQHRSILRLIDTWWRKLNAGEFNPTKKNLSNIFSFLSRFTQQHLELEERILDILADQFGYSVETTEQHKLRHHVFRSEIMPRLRHDIMLRVQSGDSGSDLLRPIAKWWVTHIKTNDRDYGDVLAGLSHEDRDALHIRLVDSLLDKPIVTVSYKQFAKAIEETA encoded by the coding sequence ATGAACGCAAAACCGAAAACAGCCCTGATCTGGACCCCGGACCTCTCCGTCCACATGGAAAATCTGGACAGCCAGCACCGCAGCATCCTGCGGCTCATCGACACGTGGTGGCGGAAGCTCAACGCCGGGGAATTCAACCCCACCAAAAAGAATCTCTCCAACATATTCAGCTTTCTGAGCCGATTCACCCAGCAACACCTTGAACTGGAGGAACGGATTCTCGATATTCTCGCGGACCAATTCGGATACTCCGTCGAAACAACGGAGCAGCACAAACTGCGCCACCATGTTTTCCGCAGCGAGATCATGCCCCGTCTGCGCCATGACATCATGCTCCGGGTGCAATCCGGCGACAGCGGCTCGGACCTCTTGCGGCCCATCGCGAAGTGGTGGGTCACGCATATCAAGACCAACGACCGCGACTACGGAGACGTTCTGGCCGGGCTCTCGCACGAGGACAGGGACGCTTTGCATATCCGGCTCGTCGACTCGCTCCTGGACAAGCCCATCGTCACCGTGAGCTACAAGCAGTTCGCCAAGGCCATCGAAGAAACGGCATAG
- the ffh gene encoding signal recognition particle protein, with protein sequence MFESLQERLSSTFSKLGGKKTLDENNIKEGLREVRLALLEADVNFKVVKQFVDQVKERALGDEVLKGLEPGQHFIKIVNEELVELLGGEQKDLDLKARPLKLMMVGLQGSGKTTSSGKIALYLRKHHGKKPYLVPADVYRPAAIDQLNTLARQLDVPVYPSTTDMDPVDICRDAVTKAEELGCDLILFDTAGRLHIDETLMGELENIKRECEPQEILFVADAMTGQDAVTVAESFNEKLGITGVVLTKMDGDARGGAALSIKTVTGRSVKFVGVGEKLSELELFHPDRIASRILGMGDMMTLIEKAQGQIDEDEAKAMAEKMAKAEFDFEDFLGHMRKLKKLGSMEGLLKLIPGMGNIMKQLGDNALPEDELKRTEAIISSMTLKERRQPDLLKNVSRKERIAKGSGVKLADVNALIKNFKQMSKMMQSMMGGGKKKGKFGLPKLPGLGGGGMPDLNALGGGMPGMPGMPGMPGMPGMEDDGPRRTVSKKTLKERKKKKLNKKKNKKGRKK encoded by the coding sequence TTGTTCGAGAGCTTGCAAGAAAGACTCAGCTCCACCTTCTCCAAGTTGGGCGGCAAAAAGACCCTTGATGAGAACAATATCAAGGAGGGTTTGAGGGAGGTGCGTCTCGCGCTTCTCGAGGCCGACGTCAACTTCAAGGTGGTCAAGCAGTTCGTTGACCAGGTCAAGGAACGTGCTCTCGGCGACGAGGTCCTCAAGGGGCTTGAGCCCGGCCAGCATTTCATAAAGATCGTCAACGAGGAGCTCGTGGAGCTTCTGGGCGGCGAGCAGAAGGACCTGGACCTCAAGGCCCGGCCCCTGAAGCTGATGATGGTCGGCCTTCAGGGCTCGGGTAAGACGACTTCCTCGGGCAAGATCGCGCTCTATCTGCGCAAGCACCACGGCAAGAAGCCGTACCTGGTGCCCGCGGACGTCTATCGCCCGGCGGCCATCGACCAGCTCAATACCCTGGCCCGCCAGCTCGATGTGCCGGTGTATCCGTCCACCACGGACATGGACCCGGTGGACATATGCCGCGACGCCGTGACCAAGGCCGAGGAACTGGGTTGCGACCTGATTCTTTTCGATACGGCGGGTCGTCTGCACATCGACGAAACGCTGATGGGCGAGCTTGAGAACATCAAGCGCGAGTGCGAGCCGCAGGAAATCCTGTTCGTGGCCGACGCCATGACCGGCCAGGATGCCGTGACCGTGGCCGAGAGCTTCAACGAGAAGCTCGGCATCACCGGCGTTGTCCTGACCAAGATGGATGGCGACGCCCGAGGCGGCGCGGCCCTGTCCATCAAGACCGTCACCGGGCGGTCCGTGAAGTTCGTGGGCGTGGGCGAGAAGCTCTCCGAGCTGGAGCTTTTCCACCCGGACCGTATCGCCTCGCGCATCCTCGGCATGGGCGACATGATGACCCTCATCGAGAAGGCGCAGGGCCAGATCGACGAGGACGAGGCCAAGGCCATGGCCGAGAAGATGGCCAAGGCCGAGTTCGATTTCGAAGACTTCCTCGGCCACATGAGGAAGCTCAAGAAGCTCGGCTCCATGGAGGGACTGCTCAAGCTCATTCCCGGCATGGGCAACATCATGAAGCAGCTTGGCGACAACGCCCTGCCCGAGGATGAGTTGAAGCGCACCGAGGCGATCATCTCTTCCATGACCCTCAAGGAGCGCCGCCAGCCCGACCTGCTCAAGAATGTGAGCCGCAAGGAGCGCATCGCCAAGGGTTCGGGCGTGAAGCTCGCCGACGTCAACGCGCTTATCAAGAATTTCAAGCAGATGAGCAAAATGATGCAGTCCATGATGGGCGGCGGCAAGAAGAAGGGCAAGTTCGGCCTGCCCAAGCTGCCCGGCCTGGGCGGGGGTGGAATGCCCGATCTGAATGCGCTTGGGGGCGGAATGCCCGGAATGCCCGGAATGCCCGGAATGCCTGGTATGCCTGGCATGGAGGATGACGGCCCCAGGCGGACCGTCTCCAAGAAGACGCTCAAAGAGCGCAAGAAGAAAAAATTGAACAAAAAGAAGAACAAGAAGGGTCGCAAAAAGTAG
- the rpsP gene encoding 30S ribosomal protein S16: MAMKIRLTRMGSKKRPFYRVVALESTTRRDGRPVEYLGHYNPMVEPNEIVLDMEKIEKWLEKGAEPSNTVRSLMKKAGK, encoded by the coding sequence ATGGCAATGAAAATCAGACTGACCCGGATGGGTTCCAAGAAGCGTCCCTTCTACCGCGTCGTGGCTCTGGAGAGCACTACCCGCCGTGACGGACGTCCTGTCGAATACCTCGGGCACTACAACCCCATGGTCGAGCCGAATGAGATCGTTCTCGACATGGAGAAGATCGAAAAGTGGTTGGAAAAGGGCGCTGAGCCCAGCAACACGGTTCGTTCTCTGATGAAGAAGGCCGGCAAGTAG
- a CDS encoding KH domain-containing protein, with amino-acid sequence MLKEMIEYIAKSLVDNPDEVQVSEVEGEQTSVIELKVAKEDLGKVIGKQGRTARAMRTLLGAASTKARKRSVLEILE; translated from the coding sequence ATGTTGAAAGAGATGATTGAGTACATTGCCAAGTCCCTGGTGGACAACCCGGACGAAGTGCAAGTTTCTGAAGTCGAAGGCGAGCAGACCTCGGTTATCGAGCTGAAGGTGGCCAAGGAAGACCTTGGCAAGGTGATCGGCAAGCAGGGCCGCACGGCGAGAGCCATGCGCACTTTGCTCGGAGCCGCTTCCACCAAGGCGAGAAAACGCTCCGTTCTGGAGATCCTCGAGTAG
- the rimM gene encoding ribosome maturation factor RimM (Essential for efficient processing of 16S rRNA), whose protein sequence is MKEEPGFIPVGGVVKAHGIRGEFGIRCYADSPTLFDGTPLFLSNGKGRPRPIEVSAWREHKDLVLITSPQVRDRDRAEALRGSELLVRAEDLPDLDEGEHYLYQLVGCRVVLEDGSEVGELKGYYETGEQDTWVIVDKAGTEILLPAVPEFVLDIDLDAEVIVIEPPEGLLDLYLNPEPPKNKTGRPPRRKKQTS, encoded by the coding sequence ATGAAAGAAGAGCCCGGTTTCATCCCCGTGGGCGGGGTGGTAAAGGCGCACGGAATCAGGGGGGAGTTCGGCATACGGTGCTATGCGGACTCCCCGACCCTTTTCGACGGCACGCCGCTGTTCCTGTCCAACGGAAAGGGACGCCCCAGACCCATTGAGGTCAGCGCATGGCGTGAGCACAAGGACCTCGTCCTGATAACCTCTCCCCAGGTCCGGGATCGCGACCGGGCCGAGGCCCTGCGCGGGAGCGAACTCCTGGTGCGCGCCGAAGACCTGCCCGACCTCGACGAGGGCGAGCACTACCTGTATCAGCTTGTCGGCTGCCGGGTGGTTCTGGAGGACGGAAGCGAGGTCGGTGAGCTCAAGGGGTACTACGAGACCGGCGAGCAGGACACCTGGGTCATCGTCGACAAGGCTGGCACCGAGATTCTTCTGCCCGCCGTGCCGGAGTTCGTCCTGGACATCGACCTGGACGCCGAAGTCATCGTCATCGAGCCGCCCGAAGGGCTGCTGGACCTGTACCTCAACCCCGAGCCGCCCAAAAACAAGACGGGCCGCCCCCCGCGCCGCAAGAAGCAGACTTCATGA
- the trmD gene encoding tRNA (guanosine(37)-N1)-methyltransferase TrmD, with product MNFHLVSIFPHFFESPFTCGLMSKAVETGLVKLDCVDVRQFAGGVHKSVDDRPFGGGPGMLLKLDPMIKALDSIESRGRVLMLSPRGKPLTQALSRELADQEDLTVICGRYEGIDERLLDLYPIELVSVGDFVLNGGEAAAVCLVESVARLLPGFMGHEESGDEESFSAGLLEYPHFTRPEDFDGLAVPEVLRSGDHGKIAEWRRDQSLTATLRDRPDLLPEARLTVEDVDFLRTLPRTRLGRNLYIALCHYPVTNKFGEKVAVSVTNLDLHDMARVARSYGLGGFYATTPIEDQKALAEKLLGHWREGAGSRANPDRAEAFSKVKVFDDIESAVLDIEAQTGQCPRLAATSARLDRRKQAQPALTFGEVRSWLANTPVLLIFGTGHGLAEEVLSKTDGIVRPLRYLDDYNHLSVRSAVAIIVDRLVADEY from the coding sequence ATGAATTTTCACCTCGTCTCCATCTTCCCGCACTTTTTCGAGTCGCCCTTTACCTGCGGCCTCATGTCCAAGGCCGTGGAGACCGGGCTGGTCAAGCTCGACTGCGTGGACGTGCGGCAGTTCGCGGGCGGTGTCCACAAGTCCGTGGATGACCGTCCCTTTGGCGGCGGGCCGGGGATGCTCCTCAAGCTCGACCCCATGATAAAGGCGCTCGACTCCATCGAGTCCCGGGGGCGGGTCCTCATGCTTTCCCCGCGCGGCAAGCCCCTGACTCAGGCCCTTTCCCGCGAACTGGCGGACCAGGAGGACCTGACCGTCATCTGCGGCCGGTACGAGGGTATCGACGAGCGGCTCCTTGATCTCTATCCCATTGAGCTGGTGTCGGTCGGCGATTTCGTGCTCAACGGCGGAGAGGCCGCGGCCGTCTGTCTGGTCGAGTCCGTGGCCCGGCTCCTGCCCGGGTTCATGGGACACGAGGAATCCGGCGACGAGGAATCCTTTTCAGCCGGACTGCTCGAATACCCGCACTTCACCCGGCCCGAGGACTTCGATGGTCTGGCCGTGCCCGAGGTGCTTCGCTCCGGCGACCACGGCAAGATCGCCGAATGGCGTCGAGATCAATCCCTGACCGCCACTCTGCGCGACCGGCCCGACCTTCTGCCCGAGGCGCGGCTGACCGTTGAGGACGTCGATTTTCTGCGGACCCTGCCGCGCACCCGACTCGGCCGCAATCTGTATATCGCCCTGTGCCACTACCCCGTGACCAACAAGTTCGGGGAAAAGGTGGCTGTGTCCGTGACCAACCTGGACCTGCACGACATGGCCCGCGTGGCCCGCAGTTACGGTCTGGGCGGGTTCTACGCGACCACGCCCATAGAGGACCAGAAGGCCCTGGCCGAAAAGCTTCTGGGCCATTGGCGCGAGGGCGCGGGCTCGCGCGCTAATCCGGACCGGGCCGAAGCATTTTCCAAAGTCAAGGTTTTTGATGATATCGAGAGTGCGGTCCTTGACATTGAGGCGCAAACAGGGCAATGTCCGCGCCTCGCGGCTACTTCAGCTCGGCTGGATCGCCGCAAGCAAGCCCAGCCCGCCCTGACCTTTGGGGAAGTGCGAAGCTGGCTCGCCAACACTCCGGTATTATTGATTTTTGGTACCGGACACGGTCTGGCGGAGGAAGTCCTCTCCAAAACGGACGGCATTGTGAGGCCGCTTCGGTATTTGGATGACTACAACCATCTGTCTGTACGCAGCGCGGTGGCGATTATCGTCGACCGGCTCGTCGCGGATGAGTACTAG
- the rplS gene encoding 50S ribosomal protein L19 codes for MDIIKKIEAEHIRLDMPDFKAGDTVKVHYRIIEGEKERIQVFQGAVLRRRRGTTNSTFTVRKISDGIGVERVFPMHSPFIDRVEVVSEGKVRRSRIYYLRNLRGKAARIKSKQIWE; via the coding sequence ATGGACATCATCAAGAAAATCGAAGCCGAACACATCCGCTTGGATATGCCCGATTTCAAGGCCGGCGACACCGTCAAGGTGCACTACCGGATTATCGAGGGCGAGAAAGAGCGCATCCAGGTCTTCCAGGGCGCGGTTCTGCGTCGCCGTCGCGGCACCACCAACTCCACCTTCACCGTTCGCAAGATTTCCGACGGTATCGGCGTGGAGCGCGTGTTCCCCATGCATTCCCCCTTCATTGACCGCGTCGAAGTGGTCTCCGAGGGCAAGGTTCGCCGCTCGCGCATCTACTACCTGCGTAACCTGCGCGGTAAGGCCGCCCGCATCAAGTCCAAGCAGATCTGGGAATAG